The following proteins come from a genomic window of Candidozyma auris chromosome 4, complete sequence:
- a CDS encoding MDR family NADP-dependent oxidoreductase yields MSEKIILQNPPSDVINFNWNEPSSTFKLDTHSPSEESLNDGFLLVEIKYLSNDPTQRTWIRGDQDPKRAYHPPVQKGAIVESLGLGEVVASKSSKFQKGDVVVGLFGWAKQIVVHEEAVANKVDTSLGLPLPLYLSSLGMTGLTAYFGLTEVGKIKEGQKVLVSAASGATGSMAVQLAKHVFKASKVYGIAGSDEKCKWVESIGADYCANYRDGDWKNLLRWCSGFFSFFS; encoded by the coding sequence ATGTCCGAGAAAATCATCCTTCAAAACCCCCCCTCTGACGTCATTAACTTCAATTGGAACGAGCCATCTTCCACCTTTAAGTTGGATACTCATCTGCCTTCTGAGGAGTCTCTCAACGATGGCTTCCTCTTGGTTGAAATCAAGTACCTTTCAAATGACCCTACGCAAAGAACTTGGATCCGTGGCGACCAGGATCCAAAGAGAGCTTACCATCCTCCTGTGCAGAAGGGTGCCATTGTGGAGTCGTTAGGTTTGGGTGAGGTTGTAGCCTCCAAATCGTCCAAGTTTCAGAAGGGCGATGTTGTGGTTGGTCTTTTTGGTTGGGCAAAGCAGATTGTTGTACATGAAGAGGCTGTTGCCAACAAGGTCGACACATCGTTGGGTCTTCCCTTGCCACTCTACTTGTCGTCGTTGGGTATGACTGGGTTGACAGCCTACTTTGGTTTGACCGAGGTCGGTAAGATCAAGGAGGGCCAGAAGGTGCttgtttctgctgcttcGGGTGCTACTGGTTCTATGGCCGTCCAGCTTGCCAAGCACGTGTTCAAGGCATCCAAGGTGTATGGAATTGCTGGAAGTGACGAAAAGTGCAAGTGGGTCGAGTCCATTGGTGCCGACTATTGCGCTAATTACAGAGACGGAGACTGGAAGAATcttcttaggtggtgtctgggtttctttagttttttttcttag